TTTGATGACTGGCGGTTTTCTTTTGCCTTCAAATCTTTTCTGCTGAGCTTTTGGGATGTTTGGTGTATCCCTCGCAACCGCTCTCGAACTCCGCGCCTGACCTTTTGAATTCCGCGCAATCCCCCGTGAACTCTGCTCCTCATCGTGAATTCCTCCTAACGGCTCTCGAACTCCGCGCCCGGCCTTTTGAATTCCGCACCATCCCACGCGAACTCCCCCCTCCCCTAGCTAAAAAAACCAAATAAATGGAGAAAACAGAACTTCATCCAATTGATTGATTAAAAAGCATTAAGGATGTTAAAATAAACTATTAGATTAAAATTGAACGTTTTGATGTGAATGCTCGCATACCATTGATAACAGGGGGGATAGGTTTGAAAGAGAAAACAGAACAGTGGTCCTCTAAGTTAGGGTTTATTTTATCTTCCGCTGGGGCAGCCATCGGATTGGGTGCTATTTGGAAATTTCCGTATGTCACTGGAATGAGTGGCGGTGGCGCATTCTTCCTTATATTTGTTGCGTTTACAGTCCTAATTGGTCTGCCGATGCTAATATCGGAGTTTATTATCGGAAGAGGGGCAGGCAAGGAAGCGATTAGCGCGTATAAAAAACTTGCTCCGGATAGTTTGGCGGTTTGGATTGGAAGGCTCGGCGTTGTCGGGTGTTTTTTATTATTGTCCTTTTATAGCGTTGTCGGCGGTTGGGTGCTTGTCTACAGTGTGATGTCTGTTTTTGGAAAGGTGATTGGCGGCGGGGCGGATTATCCAGTGTTGTTTGAAACTGTCATTGGGACGCCTTGGATTACCATAGTCGGCTTGCTCGCGTTTACATTGGCGAACATTTTTGTGGTGTCGTCGGGCATTCAAGCAGGCATTGAAAAAGCGAATAAATATATGATGCCCTTATTATTTATCTTCTTTGTCATTCTGGTCATCCGCGCCTTAACGTTTGACGGTGCGTGGGAAGGCGTGAAATTTTTCTTGGCGCCTGACTTTTCGAGCATCACGGGTGAATCGTTATTGTACGCATTAGGTCAATCGTTTTTCTCGTTAGCTGTTGGATTTTCTTGTATGGTGACATACAGCTCTTATTTGAAGAAAGATGTCAGCTTGCCATCTTCCGCGGGCACAGTCGTTGGTTTAAATATATTCGTATCCTTGCTTGCGGGGCTTGCGATTTTTCCAGTGGTATTCGCATTTGGTTATGAACCGGCAGAAGGACCTGGTTTGTTATTTATCGTGTTACCATCCATATTTTCTCAAATTCCTTTAGGGGAAGTATTTTTGGCGTTATTTTTATTGTTATTTTTATTCGCGACGTTGACGTCCTCATTTAGCTTATATGAAATTGTCGTGGCCGCTGCAACTGAGAGCGGTAAACGTTCACGTAAATGGGTGACTTGGATGGCGGGCGTTGTCATCTTTATCGCTGCGATTCCATCGGCTTTATCATCGAGCAGTCTTTCTTCATTTACTATTTTTAATAAAAGTATCTTCGATGGGACAGACTACCTCGTGAGTAATCTTCTTCTTCCATTTGGCAGTTTTCTAATTGCGCTGTTTATTGTTCATAAAATGGATGAGAAGCTTGTGAAAGAAGAATTTTATTTGAATACGAATGGCTCGCCTTCGCTTTATATGACTTGGCGGCTCCTAATGAAGTGGATTGTCCCATTTACGATTGCGATTGTGTTTTTAAATATGCTCGGCTTCATTTGACAATTCAATGTTCGTATTTCTCACGATACGCATGATTTAATGGTACAATAAAAAGAAGCGAATGCTATAGTAGGTGACGAGATGAATCGTTCTTTATTGATTGACAACACATACAATTACCATAAAACCCTTGACTGGTGACGGTCAGGGGTTTTTGTTGCCTAAGGGAAAGAATTTTTTAAAGGGGGCTAATAAATGATGCAAGAATTCCATGATCGGGCACCGATTCTCGCGGGTTGGATTAGTTTAATTAGCAATATTGTACTGACGATCGTAAAGATTGTTGTTGGAACGCTATTCCATAGTCCGGTATTGCTTGCAGATGGTTATCATAATGCGGGGGACGTTGTGGCGAGTGGCGCTGCATTGACGTCGATGCGGATTTCTCAGCGCCCGGCGGATGAGGACCACCCATATGGACACGGAAAAGCGGAAGTGATTAGTGCTGCGATTGTGGCGATTATTTTAGGGTTGGCTGCAGTTTATATTGCCTATGAGTCGATTTCAGCTTTCTTTGCGGAACCGGAAAAGGCGAGTATTATTGCGTTTATTACAGCAATTGTGTCACTTGTCGCAAAACAAGTGTTATACGTGTATACGATTCGAATTGGTAAAAGGGTCAATAGTAAAGGGTTAATCGCGACGGCTTATGACCATTTGGCGGATGTGTATGCATCACTAGCCGCAGTTGCAGGAATTGGACTCGCACTTGTCGGTGATCATTATGGGATTACAATCTTATCTTACGGGGATCCAATTGCCGGCATCATTGTCACGATTTTAGTCTTCAAACTTGCTTATGGCATGGGGAAAGAAGCGCTCGATACATTGATGGAAAAAAGTGTAGAACAAGAACGATTGGACAGTTTTACAGAGCTAATACAATCGGTTCCAGAAGTGAAAAGAATTGACCGACTCCGCGCTAGAGAACACGGCCATTATGTTTTGGTCGATCTGCGGATAGGTGTGGACGGGACGTTAACCATCCAAGAAGGGCACGATATTATCCGTAAAATCAAGCAAACGATTATGGAAGAGTATGAAGATGTGGATGAAGTGCTCATTCATTTAAATCCGTGGTATGAAAAAGAGGAATAATGGTGTGCAATCTATCAAGACCTTTCATCAATAAAACTGATGAAAGGTCATTTTTGTGTACAATTTGGGAATTAAAATTGGGTGATTGAAGGTGAATTTTATTTATTTGAAAAATTGGTAAATTAATGAAACTAAATGGATAGGAAAAACGTTATATATAAGGATGAAAAATGAAAAAAATGAAAGGATATTGTGGGAAAATGTACTGTTTAAAGAAAGAGATAACTTAGGGGGAAGTCAAATGAAAAAGAAGGTGTGGATTTGGGTTTTAAGCATTGTAGGCCTAATCGTGATATCAACAGCGGGGTTATTTTTAATTTTCATGAAAACTACAAATGAACTTGGCGCTGACTTTGAAGACGCAGGGATCCTCGTCCAAAAAGTAAGTGAACAAAAGTTAGGGGAGTCCATCCTTGTCACGGGGAAAGTGATTCCTGAAGAGGAGCAAAAAGTATTTTTAGACCCAGAAAACGGTGAGGTTCATGAATATTTAGTCGAGGAAAATCAACAAGTGGTTGCTGGGGAACCGTTATTTACATATGACGCGTCCAAAGTGGATGCTGAGTATAATAAAGCTGTACGTTCAAGGGATTTAATCCAAAACAGATTAAAAATAGAGCAAAATGAAATCGCCACAATTGAAAAGCGAATCGGAGAAGTAAGGAAGAAAGTAAAAAATGGAGATGAAGAATATACAGAAGAAGACATCAATTTACTTTCTAAAGAAAAAATCCAAAGCGAAATGAATGTTGAAGATACAAAAGACGAATTAGCGTCTGCGCAAGAACTCATTAACGAGTTGGCGGCGACGAAACAAAGTATGACTGTTGTGAGTAAAATTGATGGCATTATTGTGAAAGTTAATAAAAACGTTGAAAAAACGGAGGCAGGCACAAATGTCCCGGTCATTCACATCATTTCCAGTGAACCTTACAAAGTCATTGGCACGATGAGTGAATTTGATACGGTGAAAATTCAACCCGGACAAGCTGTCACGATTCGTCCAAAAGTGTTTAAAGACCGTGAGTGGAACGGTGTTGTTGAATCGGTTTCTCATTTTCCGGATGAAGAAGGCGGTATGGATGACTTCGGCGGTGGGGGGAATGTGACGATGTATCCTTTTAAAGTAGCCATTACCGATGATACATCCGAACTTCGTCAAGGTTTTCATGTGTCATTAGAAGTGAATGTGTCTGGGGATGAAAAAGCGCTTGCGATTCCACATATGGCTTTGACAATCGATGAAGAAGGGCTAGAGTGCGTCTACGTGCTCGTCGATGGGTTCTTGGAAAAACGGAACGTGCAATTGGGTGAAATGAATGATGAATTCATTGGCATCGTTGAAGGGGTTGCGGATGGGGAATTGATCGTCATCATGCCAGATGAAAGTATGCATGACGGAATGGAAGTGACTTTCTATGATGAAGTTGAGTGATATAAAGAAAGTCTATGGAAGTGGCTCCTTACAAGTGCCGGTCCTGCATGGCATTGATTTGGAAATTGAGGACGGAGAGTTTGTCGCGATTATGGGGCCGTCGGGGTCTGGAAAATCGACGTTAATGAATATTATCGGATTTTTAGACCATTCAACGGCCGGGACGTACGAGTTGAACGGAGAAGAAATCGGGGCGGTGAAAGAGAATCAATTGGCGAAATTACGAAACGAGCATGTCGGCTTTGTCTTTCAACAGTTTTTCTTATTGCCGCGTCTCAATGCACTTAAAAACGTAGAGTCTCCACTTAGTTATGCCAACGTTCCAAAACGGGAGCGTACAGAACGGGCGAAGGAAATGTTAGAAAAAGTGGGGTTGGCTGATCGAATGACTCATTTACCAAATGAGTTATCAGGCGGTCAAAAGCAACGGGTTGCGATCGCGCGTGCACTTGTGAATA
This window of the Sporosarcina ureilytica genome carries:
- a CDS encoding sodium-dependent transporter; translation: MKEKTEQWSSKLGFILSSAGAAIGLGAIWKFPYVTGMSGGGAFFLIFVAFTVLIGLPMLISEFIIGRGAGKEAISAYKKLAPDSLAVWIGRLGVVGCFLLLSFYSVVGGWVLVYSVMSVFGKVIGGGADYPVLFETVIGTPWITIVGLLAFTLANIFVVSSGIQAGIEKANKYMMPLLFIFFVILVIRALTFDGAWEGVKFFLAPDFSSITGESLLYALGQSFFSLAVGFSCMVTYSSYLKKDVSLPSSAGTVVGLNIFVSLLAGLAIFPVVFAFGYEPAEGPGLLFIVLPSIFSQIPLGEVFLALFLLLFLFATLTSSFSLYEIVVAAATESGKRSRKWVTWMAGVVIFIAAIPSALSSSSLSSFTIFNKSIFDGTDYLVSNLLLPFGSFLIALFIVHKMDEKLVKEEFYLNTNGSPSLYMTWRLLMKWIVPFTIAIVFLNMLGFI
- a CDS encoding cation diffusion facilitator family transporter, with product MMQEFHDRAPILAGWISLISNIVLTIVKIVVGTLFHSPVLLADGYHNAGDVVASGAALTSMRISQRPADEDHPYGHGKAEVISAAIVAIILGLAAVYIAYESISAFFAEPEKASIIAFITAIVSLVAKQVLYVYTIRIGKRVNSKGLIATAYDHLADVYASLAAVAGIGLALVGDHYGITILSYGDPIAGIIVTILVFKLAYGMGKEALDTLMEKSVEQERLDSFTELIQSVPEVKRIDRLRAREHGHYVLVDLRIGVDGTLTIQEGHDIIRKIKQTIMEEYEDVDEVLIHLNPWYEKEE
- a CDS encoding efflux RND transporter periplasmic adaptor subunit encodes the protein MKKKVWIWVLSIVGLIVISTAGLFLIFMKTTNELGADFEDAGILVQKVSEQKLGESILVTGKVIPEEEQKVFLDPENGEVHEYLVEENQQVVAGEPLFTYDASKVDAEYNKAVRSRDLIQNRLKIEQNEIATIEKRIGEVRKKVKNGDEEYTEEDINLLSKEKIQSEMNVEDTKDELASAQELINELAATKQSMTVVSKIDGIIVKVNKNVEKTEAGTNVPVIHIISSEPYKVIGTMSEFDTVKIQPGQAVTIRPKVFKDREWNGVVESVSHFPDEEGGMDDFGGGGNVTMYPFKVAITDDTSELRQGFHVSLEVNVSGDEKALAIPHMALTIDEEGLECVYVLVDGFLEKRNVQLGEMNDEFIGIVEGVADGELIVIMPDESMHDGMEVTFYDEVE
- a CDS encoding ABC transporter ATP-binding protein is translated as MMKLSDIKKVYGSGSLQVPVLHGIDLEIEDGEFVAIMGPSGSGKSTLMNIIGFLDHSTAGTYELNGEEIGAVKENQLAKLRNEHVGFVFQQFFLLPRLNALKNVESPLSYANVPKRERTERAKEMLEKVGLADRMTHLPNELSGGQKQRVAIARALVNNPTIILADEPTGALDSKTSAQIMDLLVELNEEGKTVIIVTHEEEIAAYANRVITLKDGLIIDDRGQTA